The Phycisphaerales bacterium DNA segment CGTGCTGTTCGAGGAACTTGATCGTCAGCGCCACCGCGCCGTGGATCGAGCAGTCGTCGCCCGTCAGCCCCAGCAGCGGCAGCTCCAGCAGGATGCACCGCGCACCGCCCTTCAGGCGCTCGACGACGTCCTCCCAGTGATCATTCAGCCCCACCAGCCCGTGCAGGAACACGATCGGGTGACCCGTCCCGGTATCCCCCACCTCCACGGGCACGGGCACACCGGCCAGACCGGTCAGGGTGATGGCGCTGGGGATGCTCATGGGCTTGGTCGCGGCGGTGGTCACGGGTGAGCTCAAACTCCGGAGGGGATGGTACCAAAACCGCGCCCGCGGGTCCCACCTGAGGAGGGCCCCCGATCAGGGCCAGTGCGGACAAGGGGTTAGCGTGGCGGTTAGCAACTGCATCCCCCGCCAAGGTTTTATCCCTGCACCACCCGCCCGTCCATGAGGCGGATGACCCTGTCGGCCCGCTTGGCCGTCTCTTCGTCGTGCGTCACCACCACCATCGTCTGGTGCCGCTGCCGCCGGATCTCCATCAGCATGTCCAGGATCTTGCCGCCCGTGACATGATCCAGGTTGCCCGTCGGCTCGTCCGCCAGCAGCAGGCGCGGCTTGTTGATCAACGCCCGCGCGATCGCCACCCGCTGCCGCTCGCCCCCCGAAAGCTCCGCCGGCCGGTGCCGCAGCCGATGGCCCAGACCCACGGTGTTCAGCAGCTCCTCCGCGTCTTTCCGCAGGGAGCCCGCCCGCGCCATGTACCCCAGCCGCCCGTAGCGGATCATCGGCCCCAGCAGCACGTTCTCCACCACCGTCAGCTCGGGCAGCAGGTGGTAGAACTGGAACACGAAGCCGACATCCTGATTGCGGTACTTGTCCAACTCTCCCGACGACATCTCGTGCAGCGCCCGCCCGTCGTACTCGATGGTCCCCTGCAGCGGCCGGTCGGGGCGGTCAAGCCCGCCCAGCAGGTGCAGCAGCGTCGACTTGCCCGAGCCCGAGGCCCCCAGGATCGCCACGAACTCGCCCGTGTGGATCGCCAGGGACACGCCGCGCAGCACCGGCACGTCGATCCGCCCGAGGTGGTAGGTCTTGACCAGATTCTCCACTCGCATCAGCGGCGCGCCGCCCCGCAGTGGGCTTGAAGAGTCGGTCATGGTCGCGGTCGTCGTCACTCGCTCATCCTTGCTCGAAGCTACTCAAACCGCAGCGCCCGCACCGGGTGCAGCAGCGCGGCCCTCGTTGCCGGCACCACCGCCCCCACGCCGCTCGCCAGGATGAACCCGATCACCACAATGGCCGCGTGCGTGGGGTCGATCTTGTTGGGGATCGTCGTGAAGTAGTACACGCGTGGGTCCCAGATCTGGATGTCAAGGGCCCGCCCCATCCACTCGTGGATGGGGTTGATGTTGTGCACGATAAGGAACGCCGTGAGCCCGCCGAGCAGCCCGCCCACGACGCCGATCACCAGCCCGTATCGGATCCACACCCACGCCACGCCCAACTTCGACGCGCCCATTGCCCG contains these protein-coding regions:
- a CDS encoding ABC transporter ATP-binding protein, with the protein product MTTTATMTDSSSPLRGGAPLMRVENLVKTYHLGRIDVPVLRGVSLAIHTGEFVAILGASGSGKSTLLHLLGGLDRPDRPLQGTIEYDGRALHEMSSGELDKYRNQDVGFVFQFYHLLPELTVVENVLLGPMIRYGRLGYMARAGSLRKDAEELLNTVGLGHRLRHRPAELSGGERQRVAIARALINKPRLLLADEPTGNLDHVTGGKILDMLMEIRRQRHQTMVVVTHDEETAKRADRVIRLMDGRVVQG